One region of Quercus lobata isolate SW786 chromosome 2, ValleyOak3.0 Primary Assembly, whole genome shotgun sequence genomic DNA includes:
- the LOC115957274 gene encoding uncharacterized protein LOC115957274 isoform X2 encodes MAGMLPGVECARRRRFHQSVAGGPESVNLAANGGTRRSCLSLYPTNNETHHTTFSLMEHQAYKDVELGGVAKAARERLDERLKLRPRRKSNNKRDNSISKGCLRCVEELQRDGELYGSKKSGSKLLNWARFSWNVSVEGKCAVCM; translated from the exons ATGGCTGGAATGCTACCTGGTGTCGAATGTGCCCGAAGGAGACGGTTCCATCAGAGCGTTGCAGGGGGCCCGGAATCAGTAAATTTGGCTGCCAATGGAGGAACAAGGCGGTCCTGTCTTTCTTTATACCCTACCAACAATGAAACCCATCATACCACTTTTTCTTTAATG GAACACCAAGCGTATAAGGATGTGGAATTGGGAGGAGTAGCTAAAGCGGCTAGGGAGAGATTAGATGAAAGGCTGAAACTGAGACCACGAAGAAAATCCAACAACAAAAg GGATAACAGTATCAGCAAAGGCTGCTTGAGGTGTGTGGAGGAGTTGCAGAGAGATGGAGAGTTGTATGGGTCAAAAAAGAGTGGCTCAAAGCTGTTAAATTGGGCCAGATTTAGCTGGAATGTCTCGGTAGAAGGCAAATGCGCTGTTTGCATGTGA
- the LOC115957265 gene encoding probable E3 ubiquitin-protein ligase RHY1A isoform X1, whose product MAGSLPGVECARRRRFHRSVAWSDSPNLAVHGGSRRSSFCLYTSNHDTHHSYTSSLQQRTLLNQVSQDEKLEEVAREAKERLDGKLRIPRKSSETKRNNSNKDRLRCVEERSMVLGELRTQVFGSKKSGSRRFSWTKLSWKASDQDDCAVCLELFKAGETLVHLPCTHKFHVRCLVPWLENNAHCPCCRMGIIPQ is encoded by the exons ATGGCTGGAAGCCTTCCAGGAGTCGAATGTGCTCGAAGAAGGCGGTTCCATCGGAGTGTGGCTTGGTCTGACTCCCCAAATTTGGCTGTGCACGGTGGATCAAGGCGCTCCTCTTTCTGCTTGTACACAAGCAACCATGATACTCATCATTCCTATACCTCTTCACTG CAGCAAAGAACTTTATTAAACCAAGTAAGCCAGGATGAGAAGCTAGAAGAAGTAGCCAGAGAAGCCAAGGAAAGATTAGATGGGAAGTTAAGAATACCAAGGAAATCATCAGAAACTAAAag GAATAACAGTAACAAAGACAGGCTAAGGTGTGTGGAGGAAAGGTCAATGGTACTGGGAGAATTGCGTACACAGGTGTTTGGGTCAAAGAAGAGTGGGTCAAGAAGGTTCAGTTGGACCAAGTTGAGCTGGAAGGCTTCGGACCAAGATGACTGTGCTGTTTGCTTGGAACTGTTCAAAGCTGGTGAGACCCTAGTGCACCTGCCTTGTACCCATAAATTCCATGTGAGATGCTTGGTGCCATGGCTAGAGAACAATGCTCATTGCCCTTGTTGTAGAATGGGGATAATACCccagtaa
- the LOC115957265 gene encoding probable E3 ubiquitin-protein ligase RHY1A isoform X2 yields MAGSLPGVECARRRRFHRSVAWSDSPNLAVHGGSRRSSFCLYTSNHDTHHSYTSSLQRTLLNQVSQDEKLEEVAREAKERLDGKLRIPRKSSETKRNNSNKDRLRCVEERSMVLGELRTQVFGSKKSGSRRFSWTKLSWKASDQDDCAVCLELFKAGETLVHLPCTHKFHVRCLVPWLENNAHCPCCRMGIIPQ; encoded by the exons ATGGCTGGAAGCCTTCCAGGAGTCGAATGTGCTCGAAGAAGGCGGTTCCATCGGAGTGTGGCTTGGTCTGACTCCCCAAATTTGGCTGTGCACGGTGGATCAAGGCGCTCCTCTTTCTGCTTGTACACAAGCAACCATGATACTCATCATTCCTATACCTCTTCACTG CAAAGAACTTTATTAAACCAAGTAAGCCAGGATGAGAAGCTAGAAGAAGTAGCCAGAGAAGCCAAGGAAAGATTAGATGGGAAGTTAAGAATACCAAGGAAATCATCAGAAACTAAAag GAATAACAGTAACAAAGACAGGCTAAGGTGTGTGGAGGAAAGGTCAATGGTACTGGGAGAATTGCGTACACAGGTGTTTGGGTCAAAGAAGAGTGGGTCAAGAAGGTTCAGTTGGACCAAGTTGAGCTGGAAGGCTTCGGACCAAGATGACTGTGCTGTTTGCTTGGAACTGTTCAAAGCTGGTGAGACCCTAGTGCACCTGCCTTGTACCCATAAATTCCATGTGAGATGCTTGGTGCCATGGCTAGAGAACAATGCTCATTGCCCTTGTTGTAGAATGGGGATAATACCccagtaa
- the LOC115957274 gene encoding uncharacterized protein LOC115957274 isoform X1 translates to MAGMLPGVECARRRRFHQSVAGGPESVNLAANGGTRRSCLSLYPTNNETHHTTFSLMQEHQAYKDVELGGVAKAARERLDERLKLRPRRKSNNKRDNSISKGCLRCVEELQRDGELYGSKKSGSKLLNWARFSWNVSVEGKCAVCM, encoded by the exons ATGGCTGGAATGCTACCTGGTGTCGAATGTGCCCGAAGGAGACGGTTCCATCAGAGCGTTGCAGGGGGCCCGGAATCAGTAAATTTGGCTGCCAATGGAGGAACAAGGCGGTCCTGTCTTTCTTTATACCCTACCAACAATGAAACCCATCATACCACTTTTTCTTTAATG CAGGAACACCAAGCGTATAAGGATGTGGAATTGGGAGGAGTAGCTAAAGCGGCTAGGGAGAGATTAGATGAAAGGCTGAAACTGAGACCACGAAGAAAATCCAACAACAAAAg GGATAACAGTATCAGCAAAGGCTGCTTGAGGTGTGTGGAGGAGTTGCAGAGAGATGGAGAGTTGTATGGGTCAAAAAAGAGTGGCTCAAAGCTGTTAAATTGGGCCAGATTTAGCTGGAATGTCTCGGTAGAAGGCAAATGCGCTGTTTGCATGTGA